The sequence below is a genomic window from Macaca nemestrina isolate mMacNem1 chromosome 13, mMacNem.hap1, whole genome shotgun sequence.
CCACTAGAAATTCAGGGCAGGAACTGCAAGGCACTGTGGGAAGACAGCAGCTTGAGTCCTGCCTGCCCACTCAGCACCTTCCATTGGGACCCTCAGCGGGCTCACCCAAGGCAGTTATGAAGATTATCTCAAATGCCACTTGCCCACAGTACATTCAGCTATCTTCTCACCCTTTCCTGCCACTGGCCCAGAGCCATTTAACTCTACTGTTGCAAGGCTAACCTTTTGAGTTTCATGGCATTTATATTGTAATAAGGGACTAATCGATGTTCTGCCCCAAACAATAAATCTCCAATGGCCAGATTTCAGCCATGAAGGGAATATGATGaagatattttatatgaaaaccTCAGTTAGTTACCATGATATTACGATGTTGCCTATAGGCAATTTTCCACATCTCTGCTTTGTTAGCTGACAGAGaagcaaaataacaacaaataacCTCTTGTATGTCTTAGACCCTCAAGGTTGCTCTGATCAAAAGTATTAAGTATGCTTAAATCTCCTTCCCTTGGTTAATGGTATCCTAAGTAAAGCAAAGAAAACCTCTTCCCATTTCACAACTTAGTGTAAAATCCACTCAGATTTTACAAGATGATGGCAGAGTAATAACTCTGAGAAAATGGCGTGACAGTAGATAATTGTCAATGGCTAAGGACTCCTCAAAATCTGCTCAATGGTCATAGGATTAAAGTAAAACAGAACCATTCCTAGAAACCCAAGGACTAGttaacacagagaaaaataaagtactaACAATATTTTACTACAAATCTATTAAATTCTCTTTAGGACCTTCAAGAAGCAAAGTAGTATGGAAAAACAAGCACATAAGCTTTTATTTCAAATAGAAAAGGGTTCAAATCCTAGATCCATAATTTATTGGCACTTTGAAGAAATTACTTAATCTAAGTTTCAATTTTTCCTCTGCAAGGTCACTTACTTCATTAGGTCATTATAATATCACATGTATAAAAAACATTTGAGAAAGTGCTTGGAAAATAGTACAGTAATACCATTAGtcttctaaattttgtttttttttaatttattattattatactttaagttgtagggtacatgtgcataacgtgcaggtttgttacatatgtatacttgtgccatgttggtgtgctgcacccatcaactcgtcatttacatcaggtataactcccataGTCTTCTAAATTTTGTTTCTACACATTCCACAAACAAAAAGGGTTCTACAAACAATAATCCTTTAAAGGATGTACTCAGATTGGTTTAAATACCCTCATAATGATTTAAAATCCCGTTATACAAAATGTACTTTCACTTAGCCTTTCATTAATTTTGATAATGGTCCTGTCTATTGAAACTGCCCATACTCTTAGATTTACCAAGGTTTGATTCCATCTTACAATGCACATCccgtttttcttttaaattatgcttttgtCCTCCAAAGGCAAATGAAAATATTGTCTAAAATCAAGGCTTCCTATAGTTTACAAAACATCTTTGAAATGATATTTCTCCTTATCAGAATATGCACCATCTCATAATCTCCCATTTTAGAGTATAAGGagcatattttttctatttcctttataattCTTAGCCCACTACTGGCCACAAATCCGTAGCTTATTAAATATGTGCAGATTAACTGATATATAAATTCTCCTCTGCCCCTAATCCAGTAAAGCAATCAGCCTTCTATGTAATGGCCTTGAATGATGACTAAGAAAAGAGCCCGTAATTTAAACACTTCAATATGGCTGAACTATGAAATCTCAATTGCTAAGACAAAATTCATTTACATAATGATACTATAACCCCAAGCTTTAATTAGTGCTGGaaaaataagattataatagCAAATGTGGCTATCTGGTTGCCTCGGTAAACAACCTTTCTGCACATAATCAATTTAGGCTCCTGCAGTACTAAATTCAGACTCATAAATGTTTTTGGCtcttatcttatttttataatagctatGCATTCAGAAAACATGCATTTATAAAAACTTGTAGCTATAATTTAGGTTTGCAGATGATACTATATGTGATTTGGCTCTAAAAAGAGATAAATATTCTGGTCTGAAAAGATAATCCACTAAAGAAGAAATCCATTCAAATGCTAAAGTTATTCCATACAAATTTCTTACATTAGCACATTACCTAGGAAAATTCTATGTCAATATGAAAGTATGCTCTAAAGGTAGCAGATAAAATTCTACTGCTATAAAGTAAAGCCTGAATATGTTGGACTTAAATTAGTATGTCCTAACAGCCTTTCTTGTCTTgtgatattttttctaatatttttcatcatttctgatttctccacacAATTATTCTTCTGTTCTGATCACTTCAAGTTTTTTTAATATCTTCATTTCATCTTGTTTACATCTGGCTGTCTTAATGTATTTCGTTTTACTCTCAGAATTGAATTGCCATCTCATAAAGCTAAGTCTAGAGAGAATTCCATAGAATTCTCTAGAACAAGAATTCTATAGAACAAGAAAATAACACAGGTCCcataaatagcaaaaataaaatatttattttccctgGAATATGATAATAATTCTGTAGAACCCATATGAtactgaaattttatttcctttctagtcttttttttcaaaaagagtaaaatgtgATATAAATATTGAGCATCAGACAGCTATATTTGTTGAGATGTCTTATACATACTATGAAGTTAAAActacacttaaaaatataatagttgttaaaacaaaattaagtttGGGTAGGCCTGTTGTTTAATATATTATACTATGACTAGGAACCTCTGCTAAACTGATATTCTAAGGAGTATATTAGGTAAATATTCTAATTTACATACTCTGATTTTTCAactctgtattttaaatatataatactaAATGCTCAAAATCTTTTGAATCGTCTTCCAAAAATAATATTATCACTGGATTATAACTAAGTAATTAAATTTGATTTGTATCTACATTAGTTAATTAGccttaacatttttccaaaaCAGTTAAGCTAATGTTAGACTTGAAATACCAAACAATATTTTGTAATACTTATTACCATTAAACTAGAACCATTAAAGAACAATCATTAACAGCACTTCAAATTTGTGGATATTACCTACCAAACCACAAATCAAATTAGcatattcttcatttattttttattagctgTTAACATTAGACAGAATTCCCTGTTGTAAGTCAAAATTGGTTGGCATTGGTTTAGTATGTGTCATTGACTGAGTTTATAAAAAAGCATGTGCTAGCTGTTAATTATATCTATTTAATGGgattttgctttgtaattttaaaatgttttgctgagaatatattttattagaaattatAAGCATCACTTATCACTTATCAAGCTGAAATAATTCAACTCATTTAtgtgaaaatatgaataaatatgtatagacatttttatattataaatttaagtGATGACTTCTACACTAAAAACAAGATCAAAGATTAGGAATCTATCTTGTTTTTGGAATCGAACAATCAGTAACGCTATACTGCCTCTTATTTTCCATCCTTGATCAATTTGGAACTTATTTCTACCTTGGTTAGGGGTTTCTTAAAATTAGCCTTTAAATTTAGGCTTTTCCAGGAATCTCTTTATGGTGCTCTGGAAAGAATCATAAAGTCTGGCTTTGTGCacaactttaaaccaacaaaattttttttcaaagtacttAATAAAGCTTCGTGGTGCCATCAGCCTTGTTTAAGTACTGTAGGTTTTGAAGGAGGACATCTTTCAAGATTAACTATGTAATTTGATGAGATGTAAATTCATTCTTCAAGATAAGTTGGGTTTAGTCTCCATAGCCTGGCTCCATTGCACGATGACAAACTCTTTCACTTGGATCTGACTGCATGGAAGTAAGACGACTGCCAAAGGAAAAAtgatccattaaaaaataatgttttctaagCTGCTAACAGGGCACCACAACTCCagttgacccagcaatcacattactgggtatatacccaaaggaatataaatataaatcattcttattataaagacacatgcacttgtatgtttattgcagcactattcccaatagcaaagacatggaatcaaaatATCTTTGATAATACGTTTTTCTAGAAAGCTTGTGTTTGAATCCTGGTGCTTAATTTAAGGTTAAGTCCCAGCCAAACAAATTTGTACAATCAATAGGCCTATTTAGCATCTACAAAGCTTATCAGTAATATGAAGTCAAGATGAAAtctcttcaaaattaaaaatatataaaaaagtagGTCTGTAATTTCATTCCACTTATAAATTAAATGCTTTGCCATTTCTAAAATTTCACATTTCAGTTGAGCAAATGAAGTATAGTAACAATTTTATAGAGCAAGAAACTTGCGATTGATCTTGAATACTCCTAAGAACAAATATACAGAGATGGCATGAATTATTAGCCAATTTTCACCAACTCCACCAATGTTTACCAATTTTCACAAGAAatctaaatttctaaaaatggAATTTGGCAATATTCCTTCCTTAGCAAgaataaaatcaatttaattGCATAAgatgaatgttttttaaatggagcTTGGCAGAATAAGTTATTCTATCAAATCAATGTCAATCCTCTTTAaaaatccttttcctttttcttctgcaTTGTACCACCCAAAAGAAGGTTATTTATGGTTTGGTAAAAGTCCTGAACAGCAGAATAAATAGGGAAAAGCTGCTTTTCAAATAAACCAGCATAGAGTCCTTATTCTTAAGAAAAGGTAagattaaattttcaaaagaaaatatgcttagtcaaacaaacaaaacaaaacacagatttaAGGTGTTTTAAGGGTTACCCTTATGAGTTCATTTAACAACATGAAATATACCTTTAACAATATGCAATACACTTTTACATGGATTACAAGTACTATATACTACAGAAGGGTTCAATAATTGAAATGATGAGAAAACATAATTGttagggaaaataaaatcaatagggAACGAATTCCTAGCAAAGGAATAAAGTTCATTTGTGTTAACCTGAGCATACGTGAACTTTCCAATGCAAGACCATTgaaaaaattctttcttgcataTGAAGGATATTAATTTGCTACTAGATCACTATCTTTCAGTAAAATAAGTATCCCAACAAAACACATCTCAATAAGTGGAACACTAACAACATTATAATTAACACAAAATAGAtattaatcaaaacaaaaacactatgcTCCCTACACACATCAGAAGATGGATATTAGAATCCCTGTTTTGCTTGATTTCATTGTGATACGGTACTCGACATTACTTATCACTATAGTGTAACAACAAAGAGATGTAAGGACACTGAAAGGCTCTTTCAGGAGAATCTGTTCTCTCTGCCCATCCCCTccctttttggtttgttttctctcACTTTCAGTAGGAGAAATTTCATATTTAAAGAGCATGCATTCACCATTTGGCATATCATATGCCATTATCATAAGAGTTAACTATTTTagaagtatatttatatatttatttttcttccctgaaaTTTCTAAATGTCCAGTGCTTCAACCAACATAATCATTCATTTCAATGTCTTCTGTTGTACTGCAGATATTATAGGCAGCCTCCCTGCcagtctccctctctccctccctcccagaaATTGTTCATAGAGTCAAATTTTCTGGTTTGCTTTTGGTGAGTTGAGTGCAACACACTTTCCTAGGCAAAGGGGGAACAGCCCTCTAAATATCAACTCTCAGTGGAAGAATCACTTAACAACTGGGTACTTCATATTACTACATGAGCACAGTGCCACCGTAAAGTACCAAGAGGAAGAATAAattgttccttcttttctctgACCTGCTCCCTGACAACTAGACACATGGACAGAACCTTATTTCTCTATCACTGTATCAGCAGGGTAAAGGGTTTGTTTAATAAGGATGTAAAATAAAACCAGACTGGAACTACAAAAGGGCTGGATGGACTTTCCCATATTGGCATAACACTGAAGAAGCAGGATTGGTTATGAAGTCATAATTTAGCATTGGCATTTAAGCAGAAACGTTAACTTATATTGTCACAAAGCACAATGTCACataaaagccataaaaatattCTCAGTCAGCCCTGGTAGCCAGGAAATTCTTTTCAGAGGTGTTTCCTTTTTGGGTTTTCTCAATCTGTACTCAGAAATGAAGTTAGAGACCTATTGTGATGttttaaatattccttttctGAGCATATACCATGTAATTCAAAATAGAAGACAAATTTTTCAGCCTAGGTTATCTGATAAATCGTGTCCCATTACTCATTTTATCATAGTCACAATGTACTTAAAATGTGtaaaagtataaaagtaaaaataaaattctgatgtaaataaatttaagatCTCTATGTGTAGAGCATATTGACAATTGGCACCCAAGCAAAGACTGATATTTTGAAAGAGATCTTGTATAAAAGCTATTCCATTCCTTgtatgctatttaaaaaatgatgcacAGACTCACATTCATAAACacactgaaacacacacacacacatataatatagaACTTACACAATTTCATCATTCTGGAATTCGAGCTCTCCACAAGTGTCCTCAAAATCCTCCCCTCCACCTCTGGCAGTCCCTTCGATGGTTTTATATGGAACGATAACATTTCCTCGAGCTCCAGATGTTCTCAATACTTTCACCTCCATGATGCCAATGCTCTCACTCACATGAGTCACAGGTTCCTCAAAAGTAAAAATGCCTGCGTGGTCATCATCAAAAATAGTTACAGTGGCAGTGGAGGGAGATCCGAGGCAAGCAAGTGTAGAAACATGATTGGCTTCCAGTATGCCATCTTCTGAAGCTTCAGAAGATACTTTGACATTGCTGAGATGCACAAGGAAATTTTCATCCTCCTCAAATATATCATCATCTATGATACCCACTCTGATTTCCTTCTGGGTCTCACCAGGCTTAAACACCACAGTTCCTTCAGTAAATTCATAATCAGACCCAGCATTTGCTGTGCCGTCCTCTGTTCTGAAGTCAACAAACACAGTGTTGGTCAAATCACCACCTCTGCGGATAATGGTAAGGGCCACAGTACCACAGTTCTCCAGACACTGATATGTCCCTTGTTCAAAGAAGATCTTACTAACGGGGTCATTTTCAGTCACTTCAGTGTTGACCTCGTGCATGCTGACAGCCTTCCTTGCTTGGTCAGCTGCATGCCTCTTTAAAATGTTGCCAGCTCCAGTCATCAGGCGAGTAGCTTGAATGCGATAAAATGCTCTACTTTTTTGCTGCTGACTTAGGACTTGGTAGTTAGCTAATTCTATTAAttgctctatttctttctctggatGTTTCTGCTTAAGTTCCTTCAGAATCCTAGCCATTTCTCGCCTAGCTTCATCATCATCTTGGTCCCTCTCATCCACCTCCAGAACCAGAGCACCATCTAAGAAATTTTCAACATGAGAATTGACCACTTTCCCATCCATTTCAATTTCAGTCTTGGAAGATGGCCTGTCTCCTTCATGTTCAATAATCATCCCCCTCTGCTTGCCAGCTCGATACCTCTTGTAGACATACTTGTAAAACAGAAGTCTCCTATCCGCTACCCAAGCGAACACAACACAGatgggaaagaagaagaaagtaagcAAACCTTCCCAGACCTCCACAACGCCAGGAGAGATGACAGACAAAATAATGTAAAGCCAGGTGTAGGCAAAGATGCTCCAGGCTGCCGTCACAAAGAACACACGCAAATGCTTAATCTTCCTTGTCTCTCCATCAGGGACCACGTAAACACAGAGTGCAATAATGATGAACATGTTGAATGCAGCACTTCCCACGATGGTGCTAGGACCGAGGTCTCCTGCAGTGAAGTTATGGCCACACACTTCAATTACTGAAAGGAGAATCTCAGGAGCAGAAGATCCCAGGGCCATCAAGGTCAGGTTAGAAACTGTCTCATTCCAGATCCTCACAGTTGTCTTGGTGGTCTCTCCATTGGGTTtctttatggttatttctttttcttgagatgtgATGACTTCTATAGAGGACATGAACCGATCAGCTATGATAGAGACTCCAAGAAACATGTAGACCATGGCCACAAAATACACAGTAGCTCTAGCAATTTTGTCCCCAAAAGAAGGGTCTTGGGGTTCCCAAATGGGCAAAATCACCCCTTTCTTACAGTAATATGAGCCAGTACATTCACCAGTttcatttcctt
It includes:
- the LOC105464900 gene encoding sodium/calcium exchanger 1 isoform X6, whose product is MPVIPALWEAKVLTVGSVVYNMRRLSLSPTFSMGFHLLVIVALLFSHVDYVIAETEMEGEGNETGECTGSYYCKKGVILPIWEPQDPSFGDKIARATVYFVAMVYMFLGVSIIADRFMSSIEVITSQEKEITIKKPNGETTKTTVRIWNETVSNLTLMALGSSAPEILLSVIEVCGHNFTAGDLGPSTIVGSAAFNMFIIIALCVYVVPDGETRKIKHLRVFFVTAAWSIFAYTWLYIILSVISPGVVEVWEGLLTFFFFPICVVFAWVADRRLLFYKYVYKRYRAGKQRGMIIEHEGDRPSSKTEIEMDGKVVNSHVENFLDGALVLEVDERDQDDDEARREMARILKELKQKHPEKEIEQLIELANYQVLSQQQKSRAFYRIQATRLMTGAGNILKRHAADQARKAVSMHEVNTEVTENDPVSKIFFEQGTYQCLENCGTVALTIIRRGGDLTNTVFVDFRTEDGTANAGSDYEFTEGTVVFKPGETQKEIRVGIIDDDIFEEDENFLVHLSNVKVSSEASEDGILEANHVSTLACLGSPSTATVTIFDDDHAGIFTFEEPVTHVSESIGIMEVKVLRTSGARGNVIVPYKTIEGTARGGGEDFEDTCGELEFQNDEIVKIITIRIFDREEYEKECSFSLVLEEPKWIRRGMKGGFTITGKYLYGQPVFRKVHAREHPILSTVITITDEYDDKQPLTSKEEEERRIAEMGRPILGEHTKLEVIIEESYEFKSTVDKLIKKTNLALVVGTNSWREQFIEAITVSAGEDDDDDECGEEKLPSCFDYVMHFLTVFWKVLFAFVPPTEYWNGWACFIVSILMIGLLTAFIGDLASHFGCTIGLKDSVTAVVFVALGTSVPDTFASKVAATQDQYADASIGNVTGSNAVNVFLGIGVAWSIAAIYHAANGEQFKVSPGTLAFSVTLFTIFAFINVGVLLYRRRPEIGGELGGPRTAKLLTSCLFVLLWLLYIFFSSLEAYCHIKGF
- the LOC105464900 gene encoding sodium/calcium exchanger 1 isoform X5, producing MPVIPALWEAKVLTVGSVVYNMRRLSLSPTFSMGFHLLVIVALLFSHVDYVIAETEMEGEGNETGECTGSYYCKKGVILPIWEPQDPSFGDKIARATVYFVAMVYMFLGVSIIADRFMSSIEVITSQEKEITIKKPNGETTKTTVRIWNETVSNLTLMALGSSAPEILLSVIEVCGHNFTAGDLGPSTIVGSAAFNMFIIIALCVYVVPDGETRKIKHLRVFFVTAAWSIFAYTWLYIILSVISPGVVEVWEGLLTFFFFPICVVFAWVADRRLLFYKYVYKRYRAGKQRGMIIEHEGDRPSSKTEIEMDGKVVNSHVENFLDGALVLEVDERDQDDDEARREMARILKELKQKHPEKEIEQLIELANYQVLSQQQKSRAFYRIQATRLMTGAGNILKRHAADQARKAVSMHEVNTEVTENDPVSKIFFEQGTYQCLENCGTVALTIIRRGGDLTNTVFVDFRTEDGTANAGSDYEFTEGTVVFKPGETQKEIRVGIIDDDIFEEDENFLVHLSNVKVSSEASEDGILEANHVSTLACLGSPSTATVTIFDDDHAGIFTFEEPVTHVSESIGIMEVKVLRTSGARGNVIVPYKTIEGTARGGGEDFEDTCGELEFQNDEIVKTISVKVIDDEEYEKNKTFFLEIGEPRLVEMSEKKGGFTITGKYLYGQPVFRKVHAREHPILSTVITITDEYDDKQPLTSKEEEERRIAEMGRPILGEHTKLEVIIEESYEFKSTVDKLIKKTNLALVVGTNSWREQFIEAITVSAGEDDDDDECGEEKLPSCFDYVMHFLTVFWKVLFAFVPPTEYWNGWACFIVSILMIGLLTAFIGDLASHFGCTIGLKDSVTAVVFVALGTSVPDTFASKVAATQDQYADASIGNVTGSNAVNVFLGIGVAWSIAAIYHAANGEQFKVSPGTLAFSVTLFTIFAFINVGVLLYRRRPEIGGELGGPRTAKLLTSCLFVLLWLLYIFFSSLEAYCHIKGF
- the LOC105464900 gene encoding sodium/calcium exchanger 1 isoform X1, which translates into the protein MPVIPALWEAKVLTVGSVVYNMRRLSLSPTFSMGFHLLVIVALLFSHVDYVIAETEMEGEGNETGECTGSYYCKKGVILPIWEPQDPSFGDKIARATVYFVAMVYMFLGVSIIADRFMSSIEVITSQEKEITIKKPNGETTKTTVRIWNETVSNLTLMALGSSAPEILLSVIEVCGHNFTAGDLGPSTIVGSAAFNMFIIIALCVYVVPDGETRKIKHLRVFFVTAAWSIFAYTWLYIILSVISPGVVEVWEGLLTFFFFPICVVFAWVADRRLLFYKYVYKRYRAGKQRGMIIEHEGDRPSSKTEIEMDGKVVNSHVENFLDGALVLEVDERDQDDDEARREMARILKELKQKHPEKEIEQLIELANYQVLSQQQKSRAFYRIQATRLMTGAGNILKRHAADQARKAVSMHEVNTEVTENDPVSKIFFEQGTYQCLENCGTVALTIIRRGGDLTNTVFVDFRTEDGTANAGSDYEFTEGTVVFKPGETQKEIRVGIIDDDIFEEDENFLVHLSNVKVSSEASEDGILEANHVSTLACLGSPSTATVTIFDDDHAGIFTFEEPVTHVSESIGIMEVKVLRTSGARGNVIVPYKTIEGTARGGGEDFEDTCGELEFQNDEIVKTISVKVIDDEEYEKNKTFFLEIGEPRLVEMSEKKALLLNELGGFTITGKYLYGQPVFRKVHAREHPILSTVITITDEYDDKQPLTSKEEEERRIAEMGRPILGEHTKLEVIIEESYEFKSTVDKLIKKTNLALVVGTNSWREQFIEAITVSAGEDDDDDECGEEKLPSCFDYVMHFLTVFWKVLFAFVPPTEYWNGWACFIVSILMIGLLTAFIGDLASHFGCTIGLKDSVTAVVFVALGTSVPDTFASKVAATQDQYADASIGNVTGSNAVNVFLGIGVAWSIAAIYHAANGEQFKVSPGTLAFSVTLFTIFAFINVGVLLYRRRPEIGGELGGPRTAKLLTSCLFVLLWLLYIFFSSLEAYCHIKGF
- the LOC105464900 gene encoding sodium/calcium exchanger 1 isoform X10, producing the protein MPVIPALWEAKVLTVGSVVYNMRRLSLSPTFSMGFHLLVIVALLFSHVDYVIAETEMEGEGNETGECTGSYYCKKGVILPIWEPQDPSFGDKIARATVYFVAMVYMFLGVSIIADRFMSSIEVITSQEKEITIKKPNGETTKTTVRIWNETVSNLTLMALGSSAPEILLSVIEVCGHNFTAGDLGPSTIVGSAAFNMFIIIALCVYVVPDGETRKIKHLRVFFVTAAWSIFAYTWLYIILSVISPGVVEVWEGLLTFFFFPICVVFAWVADRRLLFYKYVYKRYRAGKQRGMIIEHEGDRPSSKTEIEMDGKVVNSHVENFLDGALVLEVDERDQDDDEARREMARILKELKQKHPEKEIEQLIELANYQVLSQQQKSRAFYRIQATRLMTGAGNILKRHAADQARKAVSMHEVNTEVTENDPVSKIFFEQGTYQCLENCGTVALTIIRRGGDLTNTVFVDFRTEDGTANAGSDYEFTEGTVVFKPGETQKEIRVGIIDDDIFEEDENFLVHLSNVKVSSEASEDGILEANHVSTLACLGSPSTATVTIFDDDHAGIFTFEEPVTHVSESIGIMEVKVLRTSGARGNVIVPYKTIEGTARGGGEDFEDTCGELEFQNDEIVKIITIRIFDREEYEKECSFSLVLEEPKWIRRGMKALLLNELGGFTITDEYDDKQPLTSKEEEERRIAEMGRPILGEHTKLEVIIEESYEFKSTVDKLIKKTNLALVVGTNSWREQFIEAITVSAGEDDDDDECGEEKLPSCFDYVMHFLTVFWKVLFAFVPPTEYWNGWACFIVSILMIGLLTAFIGDLASHFGCTIGLKDSVTAVVFVALGTSVPDTFASKVAATQDQYADASIGNVTGSNAVNVFLGIGVAWSIAAIYHAANGEQFKVSPGTLAFSVTLFTIFAFINVGVLLYRRRPEIGGELGGPRTAKLLTSCLFVLLWLLYIFFSSLEAYCHIKGF
- the LOC105464900 gene encoding sodium/calcium exchanger 1 isoform X13 gives rise to the protein MPVIPALWEAKVLTVGSVVYNMRRLSLSPTFSMGFHLLVIVALLFSHVDYVIAETEMEGEGNETGECTGSYYCKKGVILPIWEPQDPSFGDKIARATVYFVAMVYMFLGVSIIADRFMSSIEVITSQEKEITIKKPNGETTKTTVRIWNETVSNLTLMALGSSAPEILLSVIEVCGHNFTAGDLGPSTIVGSAAFNMFIIIALCVYVVPDGETRKIKHLRVFFVTAAWSIFAYTWLYIILSVISPGVVEVWEGLLTFFFFPICVVFAWVADRRLLFYKYVYKRYRAGKQRGMIIEHEGDRPSSKTEIEMDGKVVNSHVENFLDGALVLEVDERDQDDDEARREMARILKELKQKHPEKEIEQLIELANYQVLSQQQKSRAFYRIQATRLMTGAGNILKRHAADQARKAVSMHEVNTEVTENDPVSKIFFEQGTYQCLENCGTVALTIIRRGGDLTNTVFVDFRTEDGTANAGSDYEFTEGTVVFKPGETQKEIRVGIIDDDIFEEDENFLVHLSNVKVSSEASEDGILEANHVSTLACLGSPSTATVTIFDDDHAGIFTFEEPVTHVSESIGIMEVKVLRTSGARGNVIVPYKTIEGTARGGGEDFEDTCGELEFQNDEIVKTISVKVIDDEEYEKNKTFFLEIGEPRLVEMSEKKALLLNELGGFTITGKYLYGQPVFRKVHAREHPILSTVITITDEYDDKQPLTSKEEEERRIAEMGRPILGEHTKLEVIIEESYEFKSTVDKLIKKTNLALVVGTNSWREQFIEAITVSAGEDDDDDECGEEKLPSCFDYVMHFLTVFWKVLFAFVPPTEYWNGWACFIVSILMIGLLTAFIGDLASHFGCTIGLKDSVTAVVFVALGTSVPAAKVPSRKPRVSEYIWGTQEVQCAMYQLPGETRLPAKWQPPRTSMQTPP
- the LOC105464900 gene encoding sodium/calcium exchanger 1 isoform X3, producing the protein MPVIPALWEAKVLTVGSVVYNMRRLSLSPTFSMGFHLLVIVALLFSHVDYVIAETEMEGEGNETGECTGSYYCKKGVILPIWEPQDPSFGDKIARATVYFVAMVYMFLGVSIIADRFMSSIEVITSQEKEITIKKPNGETTKTTVRIWNETVSNLTLMALGSSAPEILLSVIEVCGHNFTAGDLGPSTIVGSAAFNMFIIIALCVYVVPDGETRKIKHLRVFFVTAAWSIFAYTWLYIILSVISPGVVEVWEGLLTFFFFPICVVFAWVADRRLLFYKYVYKRYRAGKQRGMIIEHEGDRPSSKTEIEMDGKVVNSHVENFLDGALVLEVDERDQDDDEARREMARILKELKQKHPEKEIEQLIELANYQVLSQQQKSRAFYRIQATRLMTGAGNILKRHAADQARKAVSMHEVNTEVTENDPVSKIFFEQGTYQCLENCGTVALTIIRRGGDLTNTVFVDFRTEDGTANAGSDYEFTEGTVVFKPGETQKEIRVGIIDDDIFEEDENFLVHLSNVKVSSEASEDGILEANHVSTLACLGSPSTATVTIFDDDHAGIFTFEEPVTHVSESIGIMEVKVLRTSGARGNVIVPYKTIEGTARGGGEDFEDTCGELEFQNDEIVKTISVKVIDDEEYEKNKTFFLEIGEPRLVEMSEKKALLLNELGGFTITGQPVFRKVHAREHPILSTVITITDEYDDKQPLTSKEEEERRIAEMGRPILGEHTKLEVIIEESYEFKSTVDKLIKKTNLALVVGTNSWREQFIEAITVSAGEDDDDDECGEEKLPSCFDYVMHFLTVFWKVLFAFVPPTEYWNGWACFIVSILMIGLLTAFIGDLASHFGCTIGLKDSVTAVVFVALGTSVPDTFASKVAATQDQYADASIGNVTGSNAVNVFLGIGVAWSIAAIYHAANGEQFKVSPGTLAFSVTLFTIFAFINVGVLLYRRRPEIGGELGGPRTAKLLTSCLFVLLWLLYIFFSSLEAYCHIKGF
- the LOC105464900 gene encoding sodium/calcium exchanger 1 isoform X9, with protein sequence MPVIPALWEAKVLTVGSVVYNMRRLSLSPTFSMGFHLLVIVALLFSHVDYVIAETEMEGEGNETGECTGSYYCKKGVILPIWEPQDPSFGDKIARATVYFVAMVYMFLGVSIIADRFMSSIEVITSQEKEITIKKPNGETTKTTVRIWNETVSNLTLMALGSSAPEILLSVIEVCGHNFTAGDLGPSTIVGSAAFNMFIIIALCVYVVPDGETRKIKHLRVFFVTAAWSIFAYTWLYIILSVISPGVVEVWEGLLTFFFFPICVVFAWVADRRLLFYKYVYKRYRAGKQRGMIIEHEGDRPSSKTEIEMDGKVVNSHVENFLDGALVLEVDERDQDDDEARREMARILKELKQKHPEKEIEQLIELANYQVLSQQQKSRAFYRIQATRLMTGAGNILKRHAADQARKAVSMHEVNTEVTENDPVSKIFFEQGTYQCLENCGTVALTIIRRGGDLTNTVFVDFRTEDGTANAGSDYEFTEGTVVFKPGETQKEIRVGIIDDDIFEEDENFLVHLSNVKVSSEASEDGILEANHVSTLACLGSPSTATVTIFDDDHAGIFTFEEPVTHVSESIGIMEVKVLRTSGARGNVIVPYKTIEGTARGGGEDFEDTCGELEFQNDEIVKTISVKVIDDEEYEKNKTFFLEIGEPRLVEMSEKKALLLNELGGFTITDEYDDKQPLTSKEEEERRIAEMGRPILGEHTKLEVIIEESYEFKSTVDKLIKKTNLALVVGTNSWREQFIEAITVSAGEDDDDDECGEEKLPSCFDYVMHFLTVFWKVLFAFVPPTEYWNGWACFIVSILMIGLLTAFIGDLASHFGCTIGLKDSVTAVVFVALGTSVPDTFASKVAATQDQYADASIGNVTGSNAVNVFLGIGVAWSIAAIYHAANGEQFKVSPGTLAFSVTLFTIFAFINVGVLLYRRRPEIGGELGGPRTAKLLTSCLFVLLWLLYIFFSSLEAYCHIKGF